Proteins from one Bartonella sp. HY328 genomic window:
- a CDS encoding substrate-binding domain-containing protein: protein MKRLLAALICSVGFCISAQAQTIGMSFSLFDDNFITILRKKIEAYVATKDGLKARTEDAQGDISRQQSQIENFMASNVDGLMVLLVDADSGIAVSRTAQNAGVPLVFLNNAPTNVDQLPKGQSFVGSDEVEAGLLQAEYVCKVLNGKGNVVILQGLLGTTGQRGRTKGVHDGFAKEGCKDIKIVEEQSANWFRTNAMDLMTNWLSAGFQFDAVLANNDEMALGAIQAMKAAGMSMDKVVVVGVDGTPDGLAAIRAGDLDATIFQNTEAQGHAAVDAMIDLVNGKELPQAIYVPFEPITKENLESYANRN, encoded by the coding sequence ATGAAAAGATTATTAGCAGCACTTATTTGTTCCGTTGGCTTTTGTATTTCTGCACAAGCGCAAACAATTGGCATGAGCTTTTCGCTATTTGATGATAATTTCATTACTATTTTACGTAAAAAAATTGAAGCTTATGTTGCCACTAAGGATGGCCTTAAAGCCCGTACAGAAGATGCGCAAGGCGACATTTCACGTCAGCAAAGCCAAATTGAAAATTTCATGGCGTCAAATGTTGACGGTTTGATGGTTTTACTCGTTGATGCAGATTCAGGTATTGCTGTTTCAAGAACCGCCCAAAATGCAGGCGTGCCACTCGTTTTCCTAAATAATGCACCAACCAATGTTGACCAATTACCCAAGGGACAATCCTTTGTTGGCTCTGATGAGGTGGAAGCAGGACTTCTGCAGGCGGAATATGTTTGCAAGGTACTAAATGGCAAAGGGAATGTTGTCATATTACAAGGACTACTTGGCACAACAGGACAACGTGGCCGCACCAAAGGTGTCCATGACGGATTTGCAAAAGAGGGCTGTAAAGATATTAAAATTGTTGAAGAGCAATCAGCCAATTGGTTTAGAACCAACGCAATGGATCTCATGACCAATTGGTTATCAGCCGGTTTTCAGTTTGATGCTGTATTAGCCAATAATGACGAGATGGCGCTTGGTGCCATTCAAGCTATGAAGGCGGCAGGCATGTCGATGGATAAAGTAGTTGTTGTTGGAGTTGACGGCACACCCGACGGCCTAGCAGCAATACGGGCTGGTGACTTGGATGCAACGATTTTTCAAAACACCGAAGCGCAAGGCCATGCTGCTGTTGACGCAATGATTGATCTTGTCAATGGTAAAGAATTGCCTCAAGCAATTTATGTCCCTTTTGAGCCAATTACTAAGGAAAACCTTGAATCCTATGCTAATCGCAATTGA
- a CDS encoding substrate-binding domain-containing protein, which produces MKIDLRTLLLSALFLSLALCNLAKAQEKTQKTTLAKPQTIGISVSVFDDNFVTILRKKMAVHIATLNDVSSRLEDAQGDILRQQSQIENLIASGVDGLIILLVDADSGVAISNIVQQSGIPAVYINNAPTNVEQLPKGQAFVGFKEIEAGRLQADFICSTLKGKGKAVVLQGLLGSSVQRERTKGIHQGLAKDECKGIEIVEEQTANWFRTNALDLVTNWLTAGFEFDAVFGENDEMALGAIQALKSAGISLDKMVVTGVDGTPDALAAIKSGDLDITIFQNAEQQASQAIDNLQLLIQGQDIDRQIYIPFETITADNVDEYANRN; this is translated from the coding sequence ATGAAGATAGATTTACGAACTTTACTGCTTTCAGCATTATTTCTTTCACTAGCTTTGTGTAATCTAGCCAAAGCACAAGAGAAAACACAAAAAACAACACTGGCAAAACCGCAGACTATTGGCATAAGTGTTTCGGTTTTTGACGATAATTTCGTTACTATTTTGCGTAAAAAAATGGCTGTCCATATCGCAACTTTAAATGACGTCAGCAGCCGATTGGAAGATGCACAAGGTGACATTTTACGCCAACAAAGCCAGATTGAAAATTTAATCGCCTCTGGTGTGGATGGCCTAATAATATTATTGGTTGATGCAGACTCTGGTGTTGCAATTTCAAATATAGTCCAACAATCGGGCATTCCAGCTGTTTATATTAATAATGCTCCGACAAATGTCGAACAATTGCCCAAAGGACAAGCTTTTGTAGGCTTTAAGGAAATTGAAGCTGGGCGATTACAAGCTGACTTTATTTGTAGCACATTAAAAGGCAAAGGCAAAGCCGTCGTACTGCAGGGGCTTCTTGGCTCTAGTGTACAAAGAGAGCGGACAAAAGGAATTCATCAAGGCCTAGCCAAAGACGAGTGTAAAGGCATTGAAATCGTTGAAGAACAAACGGCTAATTGGTTCCGTACCAATGCCTTAGATCTTGTTACCAATTGGTTAACTGCTGGTTTTGAATTTGATGCGGTTTTCGGTGAAAATGATGAAATGGCACTTGGTGCAATTCAAGCGTTGAAATCCGCGGGAATATCTCTTGATAAAATGGTTGTCACTGGCGTTGATGGAACTCCAGATGCTTTGGCCGCTATCAAATCAGGTGATCTTGACATCACTATTTTTCAAAATGCTGAACAGCAAGCAAGCCAAGCAATAGATAATCTTCAGCTATTGATACAAGGCCAAGATATAGATCGTCAAATCTACATCCCTTTTGAAACAATAACCGCCGACAATGTCGATGAATATGCAAATCGCAATTAG
- a CDS encoding ABC transporter permease: MNTKHNTASAPNQTAKKKIHLPPEVGIFFVLIGIALAYEAMGWLLVDQSFLWNAARLKIMILQVSVIGIISIGVTQVIITGGIDLSSGSVVAMSAMIAACFAQSSSWASALYPQFTDLPAFIPILIGVLIGLIAGLINGALIAFTKIPPFIATLGMMVSARGVAKWITKGQPVSGFTEQFSFIGSGWWPVVIFLVLAVVFHIVLRYTRYGKYTYAIGANVQAARVSGINVDRHLIKVYAIAGALAGLAGVITASRALTAQSAMGLSYELDAIAAAVIGGTSLSGGVGRIPGTVIGTLILGVMLSGFTFLRLDAYYQEIVKGVIVVVAVIIDVYRQKRKKRS, translated from the coding sequence ATGAATACAAAACATAATACGGCATCAGCACCCAATCAAACCGCCAAGAAAAAAATACACCTTCCACCGGAAGTTGGCATTTTTTTCGTTTTAATTGGTATTGCGCTTGCCTATGAAGCAATGGGCTGGTTATTGGTCGATCAAAGTTTTTTGTGGAATGCTGCACGCCTCAAGATCATGATCCTACAGGTTTCAGTTATCGGCATTATCTCTATTGGTGTGACACAAGTCATTATAACAGGCGGCATTGACTTATCGTCTGGTTCAGTGGTTGCCATGTCTGCAATGATTGCCGCTTGCTTTGCGCAATCTTCCAGTTGGGCATCTGCGCTTTATCCCCAGTTTACCGATTTGCCAGCCTTTATTCCTATTTTGATAGGGGTTCTAATCGGGCTTATAGCAGGACTAATTAACGGTGCCTTGATTGCCTTTACCAAAATACCACCCTTTATTGCAACTCTTGGTATGATGGTATCCGCACGCGGTGTTGCCAAATGGATTACAAAAGGCCAACCAGTTTCAGGCTTTACCGAGCAATTTAGTTTTATCGGTAGCGGTTGGTGGCCAGTTGTTATTTTTCTCGTGCTTGCTGTCGTTTTTCATATTGTTTTACGTTATACACGCTATGGTAAATATACTTATGCAATCGGTGCTAATGTCCAAGCTGCACGCGTATCAGGTATTAATGTTGATCGTCACTTAATTAAAGTCTATGCAATTGCAGGTGCTCTTGCCGGTCTTGCTGGCGTTATCACGGCATCGCGTGCGCTTACCGCGCAATCTGCTATGGGGTTAAGCTATGAGCTTGATGCGATTGCCGCTGCTGTTATTGGCGGTACATCGCTTTCAGGTGGTGTTGGCCGTATTCCTGGTACGGTCATCGGCACTCTTATTTTAGGTGTGATGCTTTCAGGCTTCACATTTTTGCGCCTTGATGCCTATTATCAGGAAATCGTCAAGGGCGTCATCGTTGTTGTAGCGGTTATCATTGACGTTTATCGTCAAAAGCGCAAAAAAAGAAGTTAA
- a CDS encoding HpcH/HpaI aldolase family protein translates to MIKNKLRALWQDNRPVLNGWLSIASPFAAEIMAGQGYDSLTIDMQHGAIGYDQSLLMLQAMRGSEATLMIRVPWLDPADIMKALDAGAYGIICPMINNRAQAEQLVSYMRYPPHGVRSFGPTRALFALGDDYAKYADSEVVCLAMIETQEAFDNLEEIVSVDGVDGVYIGPADLTLGLTGRKYRTGFDREEPELVDAIKHIMTIAHKYGKRACLHNGTPDYAAKVVEWGFDLVTVSNDVRLLAGAASASIHKFRSLIDGNTEQKATSSKSGY, encoded by the coding sequence ATGATTAAAAATAAACTACGTGCGCTATGGCAGGATAATAGGCCAGTATTAAATGGCTGGCTTTCAATTGCATCACCCTTTGCCGCTGAAATTATGGCGGGGCAGGGCTATGATAGTTTAACAATTGATATGCAGCATGGTGCAATTGGTTATGATCAGTCTTTATTGATGTTGCAAGCGATGCGAGGCAGTGAAGCAACGTTGATGATACGTGTTCCATGGCTTGATCCAGCCGATATAATGAAGGCTTTAGATGCTGGCGCCTATGGCATTATCTGCCCGATGATTAATAATCGTGCGCAAGCAGAGCAATTGGTGTCTTACATGCGCTACCCACCGCATGGGGTAAGGAGTTTTGGCCCAACCCGGGCTTTATTTGCTCTTGGTGATGATTATGCCAAATATGCCGATAGCGAGGTTGTCTGCCTTGCAATGATTGAAACACAAGAGGCTTTTGATAATCTTGAAGAAATTGTTTCGGTTGATGGCGTAGACGGTGTTTATATTGGTCCCGCAGATTTAACGCTTGGTCTAACCGGGCGTAAATATCGCACTGGTTTTGATCGTGAAGAGCCAGAATTGGTTGATGCCATCAAGCATATTATGACCATTGCTCATAAATATGGCAAGCGTGCTTGTTTGCACAATGGTACGCCAGATTATGCAGCCAAAGTTGTCGAATGGGGATTTGATCTTGTGACTGTATCCAATGATGTCCGGCTTCTAGCTGGTGCTGCATCGGCCTCTATTCATAAATTTCGTTCATTGATTGATGGAAATACGGAGCAAAAAGCAACAAGCAGTAAGAGTGGGTATTGA
- a CDS encoding hydroxyacid dehydrogenase: MKNVLVAGSIHPDGLALLQEATGLNIQYVTEVSTQSMLPFIEDAHALLIRTQALPASYIDKAKNLEIVSRHGVGYDAVDIDALNKRNIPLTIVGDVNSRSVAEHAITLILAAARRIVLFDDKIRHGDWNYRNSLDASEVDGKTLLIIGFGRIGKRVAQIANALSMRVVVFDTFVDEADIRQYQCEPVATLDGGLRQADIVTLHIPSNSKVPLIGANELAVIKKGAILVNTARGSLIDEQALVKSLNCGHLTAAALDVLNDEPPHVDNPLLANKRVILTPHNAGLSEETACRMAKAAAKNILDYFDGQLNPNLVVNKFSSVIG, encoded by the coding sequence ATGAAAAATGTTCTTGTTGCTGGTAGTATTCACCCCGATGGTTTAGCTTTGTTGCAAGAAGCGACGGGCCTCAATATTCAATATGTTACGGAAGTTTCGACCCAAAGCATGTTGCCGTTTATTGAAGATGCGCATGCCTTGCTGATTAGAACGCAGGCTTTGCCAGCAAGCTATATTGATAAAGCAAAAAATCTTGAAATTGTTTCGCGCCATGGTGTTGGTTACGATGCCGTTGATATTGATGCCTTAAATAAGCGAAACATTCCGCTTACAATAGTTGGCGATGTTAATTCACGCTCTGTAGCAGAGCATGCAATTACGCTCATTCTTGCAGCTGCGCGTCGCATTGTTTTGTTTGACGATAAAATTCGTCATGGTGATTGGAACTATCGCAATAGTCTAGATGCCAGTGAGGTTGATGGAAAAACCCTGCTGATTATAGGTTTTGGACGTATTGGTAAACGTGTTGCACAAATTGCCAATGCATTATCAATGCGCGTCGTGGTTTTTGATACATTTGTAGATGAAGCCGATATAAGGCAGTATCAATGCGAGCCAGTTGCAACTTTGGATGGTGGTTTACGGCAAGCCGATATTGTGACCCTGCATATTCCCTCAAATAGCAAAGTACCGCTTATTGGAGCTAATGAACTCGCGGTCATAAAAAAAGGGGCCATTTTGGTAAATACTGCACGTGGCAGTCTTATTGATGAGCAAGCATTGGTAAAAAGCCTTAATTGCGGCCATTTAACCGCTGCAGCACTTGATGTATTGAATGATGAGCCACCCCATGTCGATAATCCACTTCTTGCCAATAAGCGAGTTATATTAACGCCTCATAATGCTGGCCTTAGTGAGGAAACAGCATGCCGCATGGCAAAGGCGGCAGCAAAGAATATTTTGGATTATTTTGACGGTCAATTAAATCCAAATCTTGTGGTGAATAAGTTTTCATCCGTTATTGGTTAG
- a CDS encoding sulfite exporter TauE/SafE family protein produces MTLLIISAVLAAYFIGLSKGGFANFGMLAVPLMALAMPTMQAASLTLPIFVLSDIMALYLYRHVFSARNLKILIPSGIAGAMFGWATASYLSEDWMKLFIGVIGFIFCIYLVLKPKNLAPKPANIPRGIFWGILTGLTSFVSHSGAPPYQVYTLPQKMAPEIFAGTTTFVFAAINFSKIIPYIALGQMGFENIKYAIFLLPIAFAGIYTGWKAAKLLPEKLFFQIVQWALFIVSLKLIYDGLTHIL; encoded by the coding sequence ATGACATTATTAATCATTAGTGCAGTGCTTGCCGCCTATTTTATCGGCCTTTCTAAAGGGGGATTTGCAAATTTTGGTATGTTGGCCGTTCCGCTTATGGCTTTGGCCATGCCAACTATGCAGGCCGCAAGCCTCACACTTCCTATTTTTGTTTTAAGCGATATTATGGCTCTCTATCTTTATCGGCACGTGTTTAGTGCTCGTAATCTCAAAATTTTGATACCATCAGGCATTGCCGGCGCAATGTTTGGCTGGGCGACAGCATCCTATCTATCAGAAGATTGGATGAAGTTATTTATTGGTGTAATTGGCTTTATCTTTTGTATTTATTTGGTGTTAAAACCCAAAAATCTTGCGCCAAAACCTGCCAATATACCGCGCGGCATATTTTGGGGCATATTGACAGGCCTAACCAGCTTTGTTTCACATTCTGGCGCGCCACCTTATCAAGTCTATACTTTACCCCAAAAAATGGCACCGGAAATTTTTGCCGGAACAACCACTTTTGTATTTGCAGCGATTAATTTTTCTAAAATTATTCCTTATATTGCCTTGGGGCAAATGGGATTTGAAAATATAAAATATGCAATTTTCTTATTACCAATAGCTTTTGCAGGTATCTATACGGGGTGGAAGGCCGCAAAATTATTGCCTGAAAAACTATTCTTCCAGATTGTACAATGGGCGTTATTTATTGTGTCACTTAAGCTCATTTATGATGGATTGACCCATATTTTATAG
- a CDS encoding sugar ABC transporter substrate-binding protein encodes MKKLLFALLCSIGMTASAQAETIGISMSLFDDNFLTILRKKMMSHIGTKDGVKARAEDAQGDISRQQSQIENFIASGVDGIIVQLVDADSGVAISKTAQRAGVPLIFVNQLPTGIENLPKGQAYVGSDEIQAGLLQADFICKTLKGKGNVVVIQGGLGTNGQRGRTKGVHEGFTKEGCKGIKIIEEQSANWFRMNALDLMTNWLSAGFKFDAVASNNDEMALGAIQAMKAASIFMDKVIVAGVDGTPDALAAIKAGDLDASVFQNAEGQGIQAVDAILKLVNGENVDKIINIPFEPITKENFKEYINRN; translated from the coding sequence ATGAAAAAATTACTATTTGCATTACTATGCTCAATCGGTATGACAGCTTCAGCGCAAGCAGAAACAATCGGCATCAGCATGTCCTTATTTGACGACAATTTCTTAACAATATTGCGTAAAAAAATGATGTCCCATATAGGAACAAAAGATGGTGTAAAAGCACGTGCTGAGGATGCGCAAGGAGACATTTCCCGCCAACAAAGCCAGATTGAAAATTTCATCGCATCGGGCGTTGATGGTATAATTGTTCAGCTTGTAGATGCAGATTCAGGTGTAGCCATTTCCAAAACTGCCCAACGCGCTGGTGTACCACTTATTTTTGTTAATCAGTTACCTACTGGAATAGAAAACCTTCCAAAAGGTCAAGCTTACGTTGGATCTGATGAGATTCAAGCAGGACTATTGCAAGCTGATTTTATTTGTAAAACCCTTAAGGGCAAAGGTAATGTGGTTGTCATACAAGGAGGGCTCGGCACAAACGGCCAGCGTGGGCGCACAAAAGGCGTCCATGAAGGCTTTACCAAAGAAGGTTGCAAAGGTATTAAAATAATTGAAGAGCAATCCGCCAATTGGTTTCGCATGAATGCGCTTGATTTAATGACCAACTGGCTTTCAGCAGGCTTTAAATTTGATGCAGTTGCTTCCAATAATGATGAAATGGCACTTGGTGCAATTCAGGCAATGAAAGCTGCTAGTATTTTCATGGACAAGGTAATTGTAGCTGGTGTTGACGGCACACCAGACGCTTTAGCTGCTATTAAAGCGGGTGATTTAGATGCAAGCGTTTTTCAAAATGCCGAAGGTCAAGGCATACAAGCAGTTGATGCAATATTAAAGCTCGTTAACGGCGAAAATGTAGATAAAATTATCAATATTCCATTTGAACCGATAACCAAAGAAAACTTCAAAGAATATATCAACAGAAATTAA
- a CDS encoding MurR/RpiR family transcriptional regulator: protein MARVKKDTALPQHLSTYEGFVNSVTDEYPKMSPRFQQVARFLLQNPNIIAMQSINSLAEQCGTHPSIIVRFAQSFGYSGFKQLQTIFQAWLSSATPGYHQRINALQDDLKSNANEGNVGFLKQLVARDISALETLVDMVSEDMLQQSAMILSNCDTIYIAGHMRSDPIARFFRYVLSMLKKKVTLLDPAGGLALEMARIMGPNDAFIAISFRHYAKEVVAISDIAHENKTPSIIITDSQLSPLAKNASVLYTIPEDEYSFSRSLAAPMSLSLSICIALAAKLQEGEMEDGKPLIPMSKVNQS, encoded by the coding sequence ATGGCTCGAGTTAAGAAAGATACAGCGCTCCCTCAACATTTATCCACTTATGAAGGCTTTGTTAATAGCGTTACCGATGAATACCCTAAAATGAGCCCACGCTTCCAGCAAGTTGCGCGTTTTTTATTGCAAAATCCTAATATTATTGCGATGCAGTCTATTAACTCCTTAGCTGAGCAATGTGGAACACATCCTTCCATCATTGTACGCTTTGCCCAATCATTTGGCTATAGCGGCTTTAAACAGCTACAAACCATATTTCAAGCTTGGCTTTCTTCCGCTACTCCAGGCTATCATCAACGCATCAATGCATTACAAGACGATTTAAAATCCAATGCTAATGAAGGCAATGTGGGATTTTTAAAGCAGCTGGTTGCACGTGATATTAGCGCATTAGAGACTTTGGTTGATATGGTTAGCGAAGATATGTTGCAACAATCGGCAATGATTTTAAGCAATTGCGATACAATCTATATTGCTGGCCATATGCGATCAGATCCTATTGCAAGATTCTTTCGCTATGTTTTATCTATGCTCAAAAAGAAAGTAACTCTTCTTGATCCAGCCGGTGGTCTTGCCCTAGAAATGGCACGCATTATGGGGCCTAATGATGCCTTTATTGCTATATCTTTCCGTCATTATGCTAAAGAAGTCGTTGCTATTTCTGATATTGCGCACGAAAATAAGACGCCAAGCATTATTATTACCGACAGCCAGTTGTCACCGCTCGCCAAAAATGCAAGCGTATTATATACTATTCCAGAGGATGAATATTCTTTTTCGCGTTCGCTAGCTGCTCCTATGAGCCTTAGCCTATCGATCTGTATCGCGCTAGCCGCGAAACTGCAAGAGGGCGAAATGGAAGATGGCAAGCCGCTTATTCCCATGTCAAAAGTCAACCAGAGCTAA
- a CDS encoding Gfo/Idh/MocA family protein, which yields MDRLVKLPFAPMERRLRLGFVGGGQGAFIGAVHANGARLSNRWDIVAGALSSKPQKAQESGREWYLASDRIYSDYQQMALEEAGREDGIEAVVIVTPNAMHFPMAKAFIEAGIDVICDKPVTITLAEAQALMELQQKHKVFFGVTYTYCGHAMVRQAKAMIKQNMLGEIRQIHVEYFQEWAIDVPDFSAWRLDPEASNGVFTVGDIGTHAFHLAEFVSGKKLNALNACFYITGQPKRVEDTAFMHLQFEDNIPGTLMVSQVAAGAQCGLNIRVFGSKAGLEWQQENPEYLHFKPVDQPVQIYSRGYSGGILEEAKRLVRMPRGHPEALSDAWANLYTEFAIAIDARRNNKPLPEDLIQCPQLSDGLRGMAFIETAVRSNQIKNWVNMVI from the coding sequence ATGGATAGATTGGTAAAATTACCTTTCGCACCAATGGAACGGCGTTTAAGGCTCGGCTTTGTTGGGGGCGGACAGGGAGCGTTTATTGGTGCGGTTCACGCCAATGGTGCAAGATTATCAAATCGTTGGGATATTGTCGCTGGTGCACTGTCATCAAAACCGCAAAAGGCTCAAGAATCTGGGCGTGAGTGGTATTTGGCATCAGATCGCATCTATAGCGATTATCAACAAATGGCTTTAGAGGAAGCCGGAAGGGAGGACGGTATTGAAGCCGTGGTTATTGTTACCCCCAATGCCATGCATTTTCCAATGGCAAAAGCTTTTATTGAAGCGGGTATTGATGTTATTTGTGATAAACCGGTAACTATTACCCTTGCCGAAGCTCAAGCTTTAATGGAGTTGCAACAAAAGCATAAGGTATTTTTTGGGGTTACCTATACTTATTGTGGTCATGCTATGGTGAGGCAAGCCAAAGCTATGATCAAACAAAATATGCTAGGCGAAATTCGTCAAATTCATGTCGAATATTTTCAAGAATGGGCGATTGATGTGCCAGATTTTTCGGCGTGGCGCTTAGATCCAGAGGCATCGAATGGTGTTTTTACCGTTGGTGATATTGGTACCCATGCATTTCATCTAGCAGAATTTGTCAGTGGCAAAAAGCTTAATGCGCTAAATGCTTGTTTTTATATAACAGGCCAACCCAAACGCGTTGAAGATACAGCTTTTATGCATTTACAATTTGAAGATAATATTCCCGGAACCTTAATGGTGTCGCAAGTAGCCGCTGGAGCACAATGTGGCCTGAATATTCGTGTTTTTGGAAGTAAGGCAGGGCTTGAATGGCAACAAGAAAATCCTGAATATCTGCATTTTAAACCAGTTGACCAGCCAGTGCAAATCTATAGTCGTGGTTATAGTGGCGGTATTTTAGAAGAAGCAAAACGCTTGGTTAGAATGCCTCGCGGCCATCCTGAAGCATTAAGCGATGCATGGGCTAATCTTTATACTGAATTTGCCATTGCTATTGACGCGCGCCGCAATAATAAGCCATTGCCAGAAGATTTGATACAATGCCCACAATTATCAGATGGTCTGCGTGGTATGGCTTTTATTGAAACGGCGGTTAGATCCAACCAAATAAAAAACTGGGTCAATATGGTAATTTAG
- a CDS encoding sugar ABC transporter ATP-binding protein: MVVSPVTISALRHVGIKANAEYLLVAENIRKEFPGVVALDNVQFKLKAGSVHALMGENGAGKSTLMKILAGIYRPDQGTVKFKGVPIRLESPLDALENGIAMIHQELALMPYMTVAENIWIRREPVNMFGLVNHRQMYQQTAALFEQLHIDISPSVEIRHLTVAEKQMVEIAKAISYNSDVLIMDEPTSALTDREVEHLFQIINRQKANGVGIVYITHKMDELYQIADEFSIFRDGHYISTHAAKDVSRDEIIQMMVGREISQMFPKAEVDIGDVIFSVKDLCLEGAFSNVSFDVRAGEILGVAGLVGSGRSNVAETIFGVTPATSGEILIKNEAVTIKDPNDAIGHQMAFLTEDRKETGCFLLLDVLENMQMAVINHKYVKQGFVQEGTLSKLCDEMRQKLRIKTPGLNERIENLSGGNQQKVLIGRWLLTNPDILILDEPTRGIDVGAKAEIYKLIGELAQRGVAVIMISSELPEVLGISDRIMVMHQGKVTGFLDRAEATQVAVMNLAAL; the protein is encoded by the coding sequence ATGGTTGTAAGTCCAGTTACCATATCTGCATTACGACATGTTGGCATTAAGGCCAATGCTGAATATTTGCTCGTTGCAGAAAATATACGAAAAGAGTTTCCTGGAGTTGTAGCTTTGGACAACGTCCAGTTTAAACTAAAGGCGGGCAGTGTTCATGCGCTTATGGGCGAAAATGGCGCTGGCAAATCCACATTGATGAAAATTTTAGCTGGAATTTATCGCCCAGACCAAGGCACCGTTAAATTCAAAGGCGTTCCTATCCGTCTTGAATCGCCGTTAGATGCCTTGGAAAATGGAATTGCCATGATCCATCAGGAATTGGCACTCATGCCTTATATGACCGTTGCTGAAAATATCTGGATAAGACGTGAGCCTGTCAACATGTTTGGTCTTGTAAACCATCGCCAAATGTATCAGCAAACAGCTGCTTTGTTTGAACAATTGCATATTGATATATCCCCCTCAGTTGAAATACGCCATTTAACTGTCGCTGAAAAGCAAATGGTTGAGATTGCCAAAGCCATTTCCTATAATTCTGACGTTCTTATTATGGATGAGCCAACGTCAGCACTTACCGACCGCGAAGTGGAGCATTTATTCCAGATTATCAACCGCCAGAAAGCAAATGGTGTCGGAATTGTTTATATCACCCATAAGATGGATGAACTTTACCAAATTGCCGATGAATTTTCAATTTTCCGCGACGGTCATTATATTTCAACCCATGCTGCAAAAGATGTTTCGCGTGATGAAATCATTCAAATGATGGTAGGGCGCGAAATAAGCCAAATGTTTCCAAAAGCGGAAGTAGATATTGGTGATGTTATCTTTTCGGTTAAGGATCTTTGTCTTGAGGGTGCATTTTCAAACGTATCTTTTGACGTTCGTGCAGGAGAAATTCTTGGTGTTGCCGGCCTTGTTGGCTCTGGCCGATCAAATGTGGCTGAAACTATATTTGGCGTAACTCCTGCAACATCTGGCGAAATTCTTATTAAAAATGAAGCCGTCACGATTAAAGATCCCAATGACGCTATTGGTCATCAAATGGCATTCCTGACCGAAGACCGCAAGGAAACGGGCTGTTTTTTATTGCTTGATGTTCTTGAAAACATGCAAATGGCGGTTATCAACCATAAATACGTCAAGCAAGGTTTTGTCCAAGAAGGCACCTTAAGCAAACTATGTGACGAAATGCGGCAAAAACTGCGTATTAAAACCCCTGGTTTGAATGAACGCATTGAAAACCTGTCAGGTGGCAACCAACAAAAAGTCTTGATTGGTCGATGGCTATTGACCAATCCTGACATATTGATCCTCGATGAACCAACCAGAGGTATTGATGTTGGCGCCAAGGCTGAAATTTACAAACTTATTGGCGAACTCGCCCAACGCGGCGTTGCTGTTATCATGATTTCTTCTGAGCTGCCAGAAGTATTGGGTATTAGTGACCGCATCATGGTTATGCATCAGGGCAAAGTCACTGGCTTTTTAGATCGCGCTGAAGCAACACAAGTTGCAGTCATGAATTTGGCAGCTCTTTAG